Part of the Sphingopyxis sp. 113P3 genome, ACGTCGCCGATCGCCGCCATCAGCGGCGCCGATTTCGCGATGCGCGAGCCGTCGACGAGGCCGGTGGTGCCATCGTCCCCTGTGCGGGTGTAGATCTTGTTGAGCTTGACCATCGGCCGGGGCCGCGCGGCTGTCAGCTGCCAGCGGCGAGGAAGCCGATCAGCACGAGCAGGATGATCGTGATTGCCTGCCACTTCACGCGCGCCATCATCATCCGGTTCTGCATCACCTGATTGTCGTGCGACGTGCCGTCCATCGCCGCGCGGTGCCCCTGCGCGAAATGGAAGAGGCCGCGCGCCAGCGCGAAAAGGACGAGGCCGGCGGCAACGACGACGGCGAGGACAAGGAGGACGGTCATGGTCCCTATTTAGGGCATCCGCAGCGAATATCCAGACGGAAGCCGTCCGGCGCGCAAATCTGCGGCGAGCTTC contains:
- a CDS encoding HIG1 domain-containing protein, yielding MTVLLVLAVVVAAGLVLFALARGLFHFAQGHRAAMDGTSHDNQVMQNRMMMARVKWQAITIILLVLIGFLAAGS